A portion of the Homalodisca vitripennis isolate AUS2020 chromosome 2, UT_GWSS_2.1, whole genome shotgun sequence genome contains these proteins:
- the LOC124355477 gene encoding dorsal-ventral patterning tolloid-like protein 1: MRVLWLLIVTRVLAQAQVVWTPIYFEGNNQVDMWTAKAEGCRCSFDLSRQDCACCVKEGGCQCGLHSPNRCSQCGIHQYCNNMCNITLSSRNLYEKSRKSHGQIKSPSVEGPAFCWYRLLPDSGQRVEIQIYRLVSVGRFNGTSCIGGFVQLVSGLDSIPRALDGQICGADERFAPPVVIFEDRGAATLIFQILERTERSQFLAYFSFTPRNGTQQQPALGFQSRGGRRIEHTECDWVYQDSWCRDSGPCRLASPGYPGLYGPNKLCKYLITTSSSHTRVRIKFHSLSLPPKDHCSTDFVKVYHGSSTSSPLLATLCGNRKQEVVHAGPNLLVQFSSGPLVSPFHYNGFVASLDFTERPVTTQPTVRTTVKSTTRTTETALLSDALWNSTGQPPCELLYYSNQSRNGLFDSRGLLQESQQNCSLIFIGGPTDLVFISLANYNLRPTSCRSFVELYDGYSKNAQGSLIKRICSPIAKRTRDNTGRFQDRENYISTGNILQLNFRRSVPSVSMENMEYFQGAFLFHDELLHGTPTPSSLCDVEYRSHTSHSRGKLTNPGETEIYWTVDGNLECIQRLVPSVNYNICSRAAAWYTNP; encoded by the exons ATGCGAGTCCTTTGGCTCCTGATAGTCACAAGAGTCCTGGCTCAGGCTCAAGTCGTCTGGACTCCCATCTACTTTGAAGGAAACA ACCAAGTGGACATGTGGACAGCGAAGGCAGAAGGATGTCGCTGCAGTTTCGATCTCTCACGCCAGGACTGCGCCTGCTGTGTTAAGGAAGGAGGATGCCAGTGTGGGTTACACTCACCCAACCGTTGTAGCCAGTGTGGAATCCATCAATACTGCAATAATA tgtGCAATATTACTTTGAGCTCCCGCAATTTGTATGAAAAATCCCGAAAGTCACACGGACAGATCAAGTCACCGTCTGTGGAGGGCCCGGCGTTCTGCTGGTACAGGTTGTTACCGGACTCTGGCCAGAGGGTGGAGATACAGATATACCGGCTGGTCAGCGTTGGCCGCTTCAATGGCACCAG ctgCATCGGAGGTTTTGTCCAGTTGGTGTCAGGTCTCGATTCTATCCCGAGAGCTCTTGACGGTCAGATCTGTGGAGCTGATGAAAGGTTTGCCCCTCCCGTCGTCATATTCGAGGATAGAGGAGCTGCTACCCTTATTTTCCA GATTCTGGAGCGCACAGAACGGTCACAGTTCCTCGCGTACTTTAGTTTTACTCCTAGGAACGGGACCCAACAACAACCTGCGCTGGGCTTCCAGTCTCGAGGTGGTCGTAGGATAGAACATACAG AGTGCGATTGGGTCTATCAGGACTCATGGTGCCGAGACTCCGGACCCTGCAGGTTAGCCTCGCCAGGATACCCAGGTCTGTACGGCCCTAACAAGCTGTGCAAGTACCTCATCACCACCAGTTCTTCTCACACCAGAGTGCGCATCAAGTTCCATTCACTATCGCTACCTCcaaa AGATCACTGTTCCACCGACTTTGTAAAAGTGTATCACGGCTCTTCAACATCGAGTCCTTTGCTAGCCACACTTTGTGGTAACAGAAAACAAGAAGTCGTCCACGCGGGACCAAATCTCCTTGTACAGTTCAG TTCAGGTCCGTTGGTGAGCCCCTTCCACTACAATGGGTTTGTGGCGAGTCTCGACTTCACTGAGAGGCCGGTAACCACTCAACCCACTGTGAGGACCACTGTCAAGTCCACTACTAGAACCACTGAGACCGCCTTGTTAA GTGACGCTCTCTGGAACTCGACGGGCCAGCCGCCTTGTGAACTACTATACTACAGTAACCAATCCCGTAACGGGCTGTTTGACTCCAGGGGTCTGCTGCAGGAGTCACAGCAAAACTGCAGTCTCATCTTCATCGGCGGTCCCACCGACCTTGTGTTCATTTCTCTTGCTAACTACAACCTCAG GCCGACCTCCTGCAGATCGTTCGTAGAACTGTATGACGGCTACAGCAAGAATGCGCAAGGCAGCCTCATCAAGCGCATCTGCAGCCCGATAGCGAAGCGGACAAGAGACAATACCGGCAG gTTTCAAGATAGAGAAAACTACATTTCTACAGGCAATATTCTCCAACTAAACTTCAGACGATCTGTACCATCTGTATCTATGGAAAACATGGAGTACTTTCAAGGGGCCTTCCTTTTCCATGATG AGCTGCTGCATGGTACACCAACCCCTAGCTCCCTGTGTGACGTGGAGTATCGCAGTCACACCAGCCACTCCCGGGGCAAGCTGACAAACCCCGGAGAGACGGAGATCTACTGGACGGTAGATGGCAACCTCGAGTGTATCCAGAGACTGGTGCCTTCGGTTAACTATAACATATGTTCCAGAGCTGCTGCATGGTACACCAACCCCTAG